In Halosegnis marinus, one genomic interval encodes:
- a CDS encoding MATE family efflux transporter produces MFKGQDQLELTEGGIGKPLFYLALPIVITNLLQTAYNLADTFWLGQYSTNALAAISFAFPMVFLLISLGMGVSVAGSVLVAQNTGAGDERQAEYAASQTVVFAVVASGILGLVGYFVVDDLLLIFGASPEVLQAATEYMRVITLGLPFMFGFFIFISLMRGYGDTITPMLVMLGTVVLNVALDPFLINGWALGPLQFPRLGIEGAAYATVFSRGLATAVGLGIMFSGTRGVRIRLSDMVPDADYARRMLSIGVPASIEGTGRSLSVNLLLIVVGTFSTSVVAGYGIGIRVFSVIFLPAIAVARGVETMAGQNIGADQPDRAEAAADFAARVMFVVLGLAGVVIFLFPEPIVAVFTDDTAVIGPGAEFLRYVSLTFGFIGIMRSYTGAFRGAGKTMVAAAVAITFLGFVRLPVAWALSQGVGGTYTVAGVSFTLPNLLAAMGPVGIWWGFVVSNVVGAALAFVWFKQGTWRDADVRGGGPTPERGADTDDVDAATGDD; encoded by the coding sequence ATGTTCAAGGGGCAGGACCAACTCGAACTCACGGAGGGGGGTATCGGGAAGCCGCTGTTCTACCTCGCGCTCCCCATCGTCATCACGAACCTCCTCCAGACCGCCTACAACCTCGCCGACACCTTCTGGCTCGGGCAGTACTCCACGAACGCGCTCGCGGCCATCTCCTTCGCGTTCCCGATGGTGTTCCTGCTCATCTCGCTCGGGATGGGCGTCTCCGTCGCGGGCAGCGTCCTCGTCGCGCAGAACACCGGCGCGGGCGACGAGCGACAGGCGGAGTACGCCGCCTCCCAGACCGTCGTCTTCGCCGTCGTCGCCTCGGGGATACTCGGCCTCGTCGGCTACTTCGTCGTGGACGACCTCCTGCTCATCTTCGGTGCGTCCCCGGAGGTGTTGCAGGCCGCCACCGAGTACATGCGCGTCATCACGCTGGGGCTGCCGTTCATGTTCGGGTTCTTCATCTTCATCTCCCTGATGCGCGGCTACGGCGACACGATAACCCCGATGCTCGTGATGCTCGGGACCGTGGTTCTGAACGTCGCGCTCGACCCGTTCCTCATCAACGGCTGGGCGCTCGGCCCGCTCCAGTTCCCGCGACTCGGCATCGAGGGCGCGGCCTACGCCACCGTCTTCTCGCGCGGGCTGGCGACGGCCGTCGGCCTCGGCATCATGTTCTCCGGCACGCGCGGCGTCCGCATCCGCCTCTCGGACATGGTGCCCGACGCGGACTACGCCCGCCGGATGCTCAGCATCGGCGTCCCGGCCTCCATCGAGGGGACCGGGCGCTCGCTCTCGGTCAACCTGTTGCTCATCGTCGTCGGCACGTTCTCCACGAGCGTCGTCGCCGGCTACGGCATCGGTATCCGCGTCTTCTCCGTCATCTTCCTCCCCGCCATCGCCGTCGCGCGCGGCGTGGAGACGATGGCCGGCCAGAACATCGGGGCCGACCAGCCCGACCGCGCGGAGGCGGCCGCCGACTTCGCCGCCCGCGTGATGTTCGTCGTCCTCGGGCTGGCGGGCGTCGTCATCTTCCTGTTCCCCGAGCCCATCGTCGCGGTGTTCACGGACGACACCGCCGTCATCGGGCCGGGCGCGGAGTTCCTCCGCTACGTCTCGCTCACGTTCGGCTTCATCGGCATCATGCGCTCGTACACGGGCGCGTTCCGCGGCGCGGGCAAGACGATGGTGGCCGCCGCCGTCGCCATCACCTTCCTCGGCTTCGTCCGCCTCCCGGTCGCGTGGGCGCTCTCGCAGGGCGTCGGCGGGACGTACACCGTCGCCGGCGTCTCGTTCACGCTCCCGAACCTCCTCGCCGCGATGGGCCCCGTCGGCATCTGGTGGGGCTTCGTCGTCTCGAACGTCGTCGGCGCGGCGCTCGCGTTCGTGTGGTTCAAACAGGGCACGTGGCGCGACGCCGACGTGCGCGGCGGCGGCCCGACGCCCGAGCGCGGCGCCGACACGGACGACGTGGACGCGGCGACAGGGGACGACTAG
- a CDS encoding TetR/AcrR family transcriptional regulator translates to MSETTEDIMSATYRALCAHGFADLTMQRIADETDRSKASLHYHYDTKEELLRAFLDYLLDDFESRLACEAADPDERLDTFVEAVFGPAEADDDGDFAVALLEIKARAPFSEPFRDRLVALDARMRETVAAAVRDGIEAGRYAEVDPDDVARFVVTAINGSHVREVALDESPAEARRLVEAYLDRTLDRRSEPEVPV, encoded by the coding sequence ATGAGCGAGACGACCGAGGACATCATGTCGGCGACCTACCGGGCGCTGTGTGCGCACGGCTTCGCCGACCTGACGATGCAGCGCATCGCCGACGAGACGGACCGCTCGAAGGCGTCGCTGCACTACCACTACGACACGAAGGAGGAACTCCTCCGGGCGTTCCTCGACTACCTGCTGGACGACTTCGAGTCGCGGCTGGCCTGCGAGGCCGCGGACCCCGACGAGCGGCTGGACACGTTCGTCGAGGCGGTCTTCGGGCCGGCCGAGGCGGACGACGACGGCGACTTCGCCGTCGCCCTGCTCGAGATCAAGGCGCGCGCACCCTTCTCCGAGCCGTTCCGCGACCGGCTGGTCGCCCTCGACGCCCGGATGCGGGAGACGGTCGCCGCGGCCGTCCGTGACGGCATCGAGGCGGGCCGCTACGCCGAGGTCGACCCCGACGACGTGGCCCGGTTCGTCGTCACGGCCATCAACGGGAGCCACGTCCGCGAGGTGGCGCTCGACGAGTCGCCCGCCGAGGCGCGCCGGCTGGTCGAGGCGTACCTCGACCGGACGCTCGACCGCCGCTCGGAGCCGGAGGTGCCGGTCTGA
- a CDS encoding 30S ribosomal protein S17e: MAIKPAYIKKLATALLERYEEAFSTDFEHNKEVVAELTNVESKGVRNRIAGYITRKQRAPAA, translated from the coding sequence ATGGCTATCAAACCGGCCTACATCAAGAAGCTCGCCACGGCGCTGCTGGAGCGCTACGAGGAGGCGTTCAGCACCGACTTCGAGCACAACAAGGAGGTCGTCGCCGAGCTCACGAACGTCGAGTCGAAGGGCGTCCGCAACCGCATCGCGGGGTACATCACCCGCAAGCAGCGCGCCCCCGCCGCGTAA